One part of the Natrinema salinisoli genome encodes these proteins:
- a CDS encoding HalOD1 output domain-containing protein, with product MQSSQNAIGAVEIVSSMDNVEFDVDEDTFRAEYDSSRDQPSLAVVAAVAGVSNTEPEELTPLHSVVNTSALNDLFSPTGNARQRNGCLSFSYEGFDVTVFGEGTVEVSPEGNA from the coding sequence ATGCAATCCTCCCAAAATGCGATCGGAGCCGTCGAGATCGTGTCCTCAATGGACAACGTTGAGTTTGACGTGGACGAGGACACCTTTCGAGCGGAGTACGACAGCAGTCGTGATCAGCCAAGTCTAGCAGTAGTTGCCGCGGTAGCTGGGGTCAGCAATACAGAACCGGAGGAACTGACGCCTCTCCATTCGGTGGTCAATACAAGTGCGCTCAATGACCTATTCTCCCCGACAGGCAACGCACGCCAGAGAAACGGCTGTCTCTCATTCTCCTATGAAGGGTTTGATGTGACCGTATTCGGCGAAGGAACAGTCGAGGTCAGCCCTGAGGGGAATGCGTAG
- a CDS encoding helix-turn-helix domain-containing protein, protein MTIEASFTIDQSDFPLSAVFEQLPDSTIELDRVVPTSEAVIPYFWIHADDTAKLTTDLSNDLGIDQVKVIDEVEEEQMFVRIDWNLAHESVLTAVVNTDVNLISGIGNNEQWTFEIRADEQQEISDFQTYCQDNDIPIELTQLHALSTLKSDREYDLTEGQRSALVLAYSRGYFDSPRGATQDDLADELEISRQAVSSRLHRGLRRLVASTLITSDE, encoded by the coding sequence ATGACCATTGAAGCCTCGTTCACTATCGATCAATCCGACTTCCCACTAAGTGCTGTTTTTGAGCAATTACCTGACTCCACGATCGAACTGGATCGGGTTGTCCCAACGAGTGAGGCTGTTATCCCCTACTTCTGGATTCATGCCGATGACACCGCCAAACTTACAACAGACCTGAGTAACGATCTCGGGATTGATCAGGTGAAGGTAATTGATGAAGTGGAGGAGGAACAGATGTTTGTTCGGATTGACTGGAACCTCGCCCATGAGAGCGTTCTCACGGCGGTTGTCAATACTGATGTCAATCTTATCTCAGGCATTGGAAATAATGAACAGTGGACATTCGAAATCCGTGCAGATGAGCAACAGGAAATATCGGACTTTCAAACATATTGCCAAGATAACGACATTCCAATCGAACTTACTCAACTCCACGCTCTCTCAACACTCAAGTCGGATCGAGAGTATGATCTGACAGAGGGACAACGCAGTGCACTAGTACTGGCGTACTCCCGAGGTTACTTCGACTCACCGCGGGGTGCCACACAAGATGATCTCGCCGACGAACTCGAAATCAGCAGACAAGCGGTTTCATCACGGTTGCACCGCGGTCTTCGACGGCTCGTAGCGAGTACCCTGATAACATCTGACGAGTGA
- a CDS encoding Lrp/AsnC family transcriptional regulator gives MPEIELDGVDRAILHELQEDARRTTAEEMGEAAGVAASTVRNRIENLEKSGVIQGYHPHIDYEAANYQLHLFIICRAPPAERAELAEEALEIVGTVTVREMMTGSNNLHIEAIAEDSAAVDTVAEKIDDLGLEIVSTEVVKDEKVQPFNHFGPAPSTGEDGE, from the coding sequence ATGCCTGAAATAGAGCTTGATGGGGTCGATCGAGCAATTCTCCATGAACTCCAAGAAGATGCACGAAGGACGACTGCCGAAGAGATGGGCGAGGCAGCAGGCGTCGCTGCCAGTACCGTCCGGAACCGGATCGAGAATTTAGAGAAATCGGGGGTGATTCAAGGGTACCATCCCCACATCGACTATGAAGCAGCGAATTACCAACTCCATCTGTTCATCATTTGTCGGGCTCCACCGGCCGAGCGTGCGGAACTCGCTGAAGAGGCTTTAGAGATAGTTGGAACAGTTACTGTCCGGGAGATGATGACTGGGTCAAATAACCTTCATATTGAGGCTATCGCTGAGGATTCAGCTGCAGTCGATACTGTTGCTGAGAAAATTGATGATCTCGGTCTCGAAATTGTGAGTACCGAGGTTGTGAAGGATGAGAAAGTCCAACCTTTCAATCATTTCGGCCCTGCACCCAGTACCGGCGAAGACGGGGAGTAG
- a CDS encoding DUF7344 domain-containing protein, whose translation MTTESPNEGSEMASRVDSLSLDTIFTLLSHDRRRAVLDLLLTHDRALTLSDLRNEVVEWEENEEITEIPGEKVKQVHADLHHVHIPKLAEAGVVIYDIDRNVVEPTEELSQMEPFLVQLSAVSH comes from the coding sequence GTGACTACGGAATCCCCAAATGAAGGCAGTGAGATGGCTTCCCGGGTAGACAGCCTGTCACTCGACACAATCTTTACTCTACTCTCTCACGATCGCCGTCGCGCAGTCCTCGATTTGCTCCTCACTCACGACCGGGCACTGACCCTCTCCGATCTCCGGAACGAGGTTGTCGAATGGGAGGAGAATGAGGAAATCACGGAGATTCCCGGCGAAAAGGTGAAGCAAGTTCACGCGGATCTCCATCACGTCCACATTCCAAAACTGGCTGAGGCAGGAGTTGTCATCTACGATATTGACCGGAATGTCGTGGAGCCAACAGAGGAACTCAGCCAGATGGAGCCTTTCCTTGTTCAATTGTCGGCGGTTTCTCACTGA